A window from Leptothermofonsia sichuanensis E412 encodes these proteins:
- a CDS encoding 2-hydroxyacid dehydrogenase, whose translation MSQFKVFVTRRLPVDFTALEQIATVEVWQERQPPPYEVLLEQVKQVDGLLCLLTDPIDRPLIEAATTLKVISQMAVGYDNIDILAATARKILVGHTPGVLTDATADLTWALIMAAARRVVEGDRFTRSGQWTTWEPDLLLGPNITGATLGILGLGRIGQAVAQRARGFAMRVIYHSRHRCPPDLEQSLGIEYSSFAHLLQVSDFITIHTPLSEDTHHLFSDAQFEQMKSSAILINTARGAIVDPDALYRALSRGQIARAALDVTEPEPIPMESPLLTLDNLIITPHIGSASVQTRRKMAEMAIANLIAGLNNQVLPNCVNPAVYSWEQGTGDGLQGSSTTF comes from the coding sequence ATGTCTCAATTCAAGGTTTTTGTAACTCGCCGGTTGCCGGTGGATTTCACGGCCCTGGAACAAATTGCTACGGTCGAAGTATGGCAGGAGCGCCAGCCACCGCCCTATGAGGTGCTGCTGGAGCAGGTGAAGCAGGTGGATGGACTGTTATGCCTGTTGACTGACCCAATTGATCGCCCCCTAATTGAGGCAGCCACCACCCTCAAAGTCATCAGCCAGATGGCAGTCGGTTATGACAACATTGACATTCTGGCAGCAACGGCACGGAAAATCCTGGTGGGACATACACCAGGAGTGTTGACCGATGCCACGGCGGATCTGACCTGGGCATTGATAATGGCCGCCGCCCGCCGCGTGGTAGAGGGCGATCGCTTTACCCGCTCCGGGCAGTGGACAACCTGGGAACCCGATCTACTCCTGGGACCCAACATTACAGGTGCAACCCTGGGCATCCTTGGGCTGGGGCGCATTGGTCAGGCCGTCGCCCAACGAGCCAGAGGTTTTGCCATGCGTGTGATTTACCACAGTCGCCACCGTTGTCCTCCGGATCTGGAACAGTCTTTAGGCATCGAATACAGTTCCTTTGCCCATCTTCTACAAGTATCGGATTTCATCACCATCCACACCCCTCTATCCGAAGACACCCATCATTTGTTCAGTGATGCTCAGTTTGAGCAAATGAAGTCCTCCGCGATTTTGATTAACACGGCACGGGGAGCCATTGTTGACCCCGATGCCCTTTACCGCGCCCTGAGTCGCGGACAAATTGCCAGGGCTGCCCTGGATGTTACTGAACCAGAACCCATCCCAATGGAGAGTCCTCTGCTGACACTGGACAATCTCATCATTACCCCCCACATCGGGAGTGCCAGTGTGCAAACCCGTCGAAAAATGGCCGAAATGGCGATCGCCAACCTGATAGCCGGGTTGAACAACCAGGTGCTGCCAAATTGTGTCAATCCAGCGGTTTATAGCTGGGAACAGGGAACAGGGGACGGGTTACAGGGCAGCAGCACCACCTTCTGA
- the miaB gene encoding tRNA (N6-isopentenyl adenosine(37)-C2)-methylthiotransferase MiaB, whose amino-acid sequence MTATSRRYHITTFGCQMNKADSERMAGILEKMGFEWAEQPDDANLILYNTCTIRDNAEQKVYSYLGRQAKRKQTEPDLTLVVAGCVAQQEGESLLRRVPELDLVMGPQHANRLQELLEQVFSGSQVVATEPVHIMEDITKPRRDSQITAWVNVIYGCNERCTYCVVPSVRGVEQSRTPTAIRAEMEALGRQGYREVTLLGQNIDAYGRDLAGVTEDGRHLHTLTDLLYFVHDVPGIERIRFATSHPRYFTERLIRACAELSKVCEHFHIPFQSGDNAVLKAMARGYTQEKYRRIIHTIRKYMPDAAISADAIVGFPGETEEQFENTLKLVEDIGFDQLNTAAYSPRPGTPAALWENQLSEEVKSDRLQRLNHLVATKAAERSLRYLNRVEEILVEDQNPKDPSQVMGRTRSNRLTFFPGAIEALKGRLVNVRITAARAFSLTGELLPE is encoded by the coding sequence ATGACTGCGACTTCCCGCCGGTACCATATCACCACGTTTGGCTGTCAGATGAACAAGGCTGACTCTGAGCGCATGGCTGGCATTCTTGAAAAGATGGGCTTTGAGTGGGCAGAGCAGCCAGATGATGCCAATCTCATTCTCTACAATACCTGCACTATTCGAGATAATGCAGAGCAGAAGGTTTACTCTTACCTGGGCAGACAGGCAAAACGTAAACAGACAGAACCCGATTTGACCCTGGTAGTGGCTGGCTGCGTCGCTCAGCAGGAAGGAGAGAGTTTGTTGCGGCGGGTCCCTGAACTGGATCTGGTCATGGGTCCGCAACATGCCAACCGGTTGCAAGAGTTGCTAGAACAGGTGTTCAGTGGCAGTCAGGTCGTGGCAACTGAGCCAGTTCACATTATGGAGGATATTACCAAACCTCGCCGTGACAGCCAGATCACCGCCTGGGTGAATGTTATCTATGGTTGCAATGAACGCTGTACCTATTGTGTAGTCCCCAGTGTGCGGGGGGTGGAACAATCTCGCACGCCGACTGCAATTCGGGCAGAGATGGAAGCCCTGGGCAGGCAGGGTTATCGGGAGGTGACCCTGCTGGGGCAGAACATTGATGCCTATGGACGGGATTTAGCGGGAGTCACTGAGGATGGGCGACATCTGCATACGCTGACGGATTTGCTTTATTTTGTCCATGATGTGCCAGGAATTGAGCGGATTCGGTTTGCCACCAGCCATCCACGCTACTTCACAGAGCGATTGATTCGTGCCTGTGCAGAGTTGTCAAAGGTCTGTGAGCATTTCCATATTCCCTTTCAATCGGGGGACAATGCCGTCCTAAAGGCCATGGCACGGGGCTACACTCAGGAAAAGTATCGTCGGATTATTCATACAATTCGTAAGTACATGCCGGATGCAGCCATCAGCGCTGATGCGATCGTCGGATTTCCTGGTGAAACGGAGGAACAGTTTGAGAACACCCTGAAACTGGTGGAGGATATTGGCTTTGACCAGTTGAATACAGCCGCATACTCACCCCGTCCGGGGACTCCGGCTGCTCTGTGGGAGAACCAGTTGAGTGAAGAGGTGAAGAGCGATCGCCTCCAGCGCCTGAATCATCTAGTTGCCACTAAGGCGGCTGAGCGGTCTCTGCGCTACCTGAACCGGGTTGAGGAAATTCTGGTTGAGGACCAGAACCCTAAAGACCCCTCTCAGGTGATGGGACGTACTCGTAGCAATCGGCTCACTTTTTTCCCCGGAGCCATTGAGGCGTTGAAAGGCAGGTTAGTCAACGTCCGAATTACGGCTGCACGTGCATTCAGCCTGACGGGAGAACTCTTGCCAGAATGA
- a CDS encoding tetratricopeptide repeat protein, whose amino-acid sequence MNNSQPFSQFNLSEALATAKAHHQAGRLPQAEQIARHILQQQPQQVEALNLLGVIACQNGRFEDGIPLYRQALALKPGFTGARENLCLALWKLGKQRIEEAIATYSQIVTFEPNNLKAYDGLGAILQDQNKLEEALSYYQQALSVQPDEPRALNNIGAILQRQGKSNVAITYHQRALAVKPDYVEAHISLGTALQDQGRFQEAADCFERALKLDPNFPNAHYNRGLLLLTQGDYGQGFAEYEWRFQTGEFPPCPFKQPVWDGADLKGRTLLLHAEQGLGDTIQFIRYAAIAAQRGGRVVLTCHKPLMRLLSSIAGIDQMVPLGYPLPEFHTYAPLLSLPHILGTTLDTVPAQVPYLHPPRESTVRLNTPPGAQLKVGIVWSGGNLYKRNQVRSCPLTYFQPLLEIPNIAYYSLQKGIPQMDLLELGWQESHIQDLSQQLTDMAETAAAIAQLDLVITVDTSVAHLAGALGKPVWTLLSYIPDWRWMLHRPDTPWYPTMRLFRQTQPGDWQGVIEQVVQELKNV is encoded by the coding sequence GTGAATAATTCCCAGCCATTCTCCCAATTCAACCTCAGCGAAGCCCTTGCCACGGCCAAAGCACACCATCAGGCAGGGCGGCTACCCCAGGCAGAACAAATCGCTCGCCACATCTTACAGCAACAACCTCAACAGGTAGAAGCGCTGAACCTGTTGGGAGTGATTGCCTGTCAAAATGGCAGGTTTGAAGACGGAATCCCGCTGTATCGTCAGGCACTGGCGTTAAAACCAGGTTTTACAGGCGCACGGGAAAATCTTTGCCTTGCCCTCTGGAAACTGGGGAAACAAAGGATAGAGGAGGCGATCGCCACCTATAGTCAAATTGTTACCTTTGAACCCAATAATCTGAAGGCATACGATGGATTGGGAGCCATTCTGCAAGACCAGAATAAGCTGGAGGAAGCCCTGTCCTATTACCAGCAAGCGCTCTCTGTCCAACCGGATGAACCCCGTGCCCTCAACAATATTGGGGCGATCCTGCAACGGCAGGGCAAGTCAAACGTAGCCATCACCTACCACCAGCGAGCACTGGCGGTCAAACCTGACTATGTTGAGGCGCATATCAGTTTGGGGACTGCCCTACAGGATCAGGGCAGGTTTCAGGAAGCTGCCGATTGTTTTGAGCGGGCACTCAAGCTGGATCCCAACTTTCCCAATGCGCACTACAACCGGGGGTTGTTGTTACTGACCCAGGGCGACTATGGTCAGGGCTTTGCTGAATATGAGTGGCGGTTTCAAACAGGGGAGTTTCCTCCCTGCCCGTTCAAGCAGCCCGTCTGGGATGGGGCTGACTTAAAAGGGCGTACCCTGTTGCTCCACGCGGAACAGGGATTGGGAGACACCATCCAATTCATTCGCTATGCTGCGATCGCAGCTCAACGGGGAGGACGGGTAGTACTGACCTGCCATAAACCGTTGATGCGCCTGCTTTCATCTATTGCTGGCATTGATCAGATGGTGCCCCTGGGCTATCCCTTACCCGAATTCCACACCTACGCTCCCTTACTCAGTCTGCCCCATATTCTTGGGACTACGCTGGACACCGTACCAGCTCAGGTGCCCTATCTGCATCCTCCCAGAGAATCCACTGTTCGACTGAATACCCCACCCGGTGCTCAGCTCAAAGTTGGAATTGTCTGGTCAGGCGGTAATCTTTATAAGCGTAACCAGGTTCGCTCCTGTCCCCTGACGTACTTTCAGCCACTTCTGGAAATCCCAAACATTGCTTACTACAGCCTGCAAAAAGGGATTCCCCAGATGGACCTGCTGGAACTGGGCTGGCAGGAATCCCACATCCAGGATTTAAGTCAGCAATTGACGGATATGGCTGAGACGGCTGCCGCGATCGCCCAACTGGATCTGGTGATTACCGTGGACACGTCTGTTGCCCACCTGGCGGGTGCTCTGGGCAAACCTGTGTGGACTCTCCTCTCCTATATTCCTGACTGGCGCTGGATGCTGCACCGGCCAGACACTCCCTGGTATCCCACGATGCGCCTCTTCCGCCAGACCCAACCGGGAGACTGGCAGGGTGTGATAGAACAGGTCGTGCAGGAATTGAAGAACGTGTAG
- a CDS encoding DnaJ C-terminal domain-containing protein, translated as MASTDFKDYYAILGVNKTASADDIKKAYRRLARKYHPDMNPGDKAAEARFKEVNEAYEVLSDQDKRQKYDRFGQYWKQAESAGAAASGGRSPFTSVDFDNFEFGQYGSFEEFINELLGRMGTGSTGFGGRTGPQTGYRTSRRTTGFDGFSTGFDTGTGTGLDTEATITLSLSEAFHGVQKRLVLGREEFEVRIPPGAKPGSRIRVKGKGQHSPYYTSQRGDLYLTVEVTPHPFFQFDGDNLLCEVPISPEEAVLGAQVEVPTADGPVTMNVPAGIRSGQSLRLRGKGWRTPKGDRTDQIVRIVITPPKDLSPVEREYYEKLRSIRSFDPRSSLKGIRL; from the coding sequence ATGGCTTCAACTGACTTCAAAGACTACTACGCAATTCTGGGCGTGAACAAAACCGCCAGCGCCGACGATATCAAAAAGGCGTATCGTCGGCTGGCGCGTAAGTATCACCCGGATATGAACCCTGGGGATAAAGCGGCTGAAGCCCGGTTTAAGGAAGTCAACGAAGCCTACGAAGTGCTGTCAGACCAGGATAAGCGACAGAAGTACGATCGCTTTGGGCAATACTGGAAACAGGCTGAGTCCGCAGGGGCAGCCGCGAGCGGCGGGCGATCGCCCTTTACTAGCGTAGACTTCGACAACTTTGAATTTGGGCAATACGGCAGCTTTGAAGAGTTCATCAACGAACTCCTCGGTCGTATGGGCACAGGCAGCACTGGGTTTGGTGGACGAACCGGACCCCAAACGGGGTACCGCACCTCCCGGAGAACTACCGGGTTTGATGGGTTTTCGACCGGGTTTGATACCGGCACCGGCACCGGGCTGGATACAGAAGCGACCATTACCCTCAGCCTTTCGGAAGCGTTCCACGGGGTTCAAAAACGATTGGTCCTGGGGCGGGAAGAGTTTGAAGTGCGGATCCCTCCAGGGGCAAAACCTGGAAGCCGCATCCGGGTCAAGGGGAAAGGTCAGCACAGCCCCTATTACACCAGTCAACGGGGGGACCTGTACCTTACCGTGGAAGTCACTCCCCATCCTTTTTTCCAGTTTGATGGTGACAACCTCCTGTGTGAAGTACCAATCTCGCCAGAGGAAGCGGTTTTAGGCGCTCAGGTAGAAGTGCCGACTGCCGATGGTCCTGTGACCATGAATGTGCCCGCTGGTATTCGTTCCGGGCAGTCGCTGCGCCTGCGGGGCAAGGGCTGGCGGACTCCCAAGGGCGATCGCACCGACCAGATTGTCCGGATTGTGATCACACCTCCTAAAGATCTATCGCCCGTTGAACGGGAGTATTACGAAAAACTGCGTTCCATTCGGAGTTTCGATCCACGCAGTAGTTTGAAAGGGATCAGGCTCTAA
- a CDS encoding Hsp20/alpha crystallin family protein — MALIRWEPLREIDSLQREMNRLFDTLTPLSSRNGERFMPVVEMHETPESVELKVELPGIDTKDLDVQVSADSVSISGERKSETKTEEKGIFRSEFFYGKFQRVIPLPARIQNTDVKANYKDGILHLTLPKAEEEKNKVVRVSLNGN, encoded by the coding sequence ATGGCACTGATTCGTTGGGAACCACTCCGGGAAATTGATAGCCTGCAACGGGAAATGAATCGCCTGTTTGATACCTTGACCCCATTAAGTTCCCGAAATGGTGAACGCTTCATGCCCGTTGTAGAAATGCATGAAACTCCCGAGAGCGTTGAACTGAAAGTTGAACTGCCAGGTATCGACACGAAGGATCTGGATGTTCAGGTATCGGCTGACTCGGTGTCTATTAGCGGTGAACGGAAGTCTGAAACGAAGACGGAAGAAAAGGGAATTTTCCGCTCTGAGTTCTTCTATGGTAAGTTCCAACGGGTAATTCCTCTTCCCGCCCGGATTCAAAACACCGACGTCAAAGCTAACTACAAAGATGGCATTCTTCACCTCACCCTGCCGAAAGCAGAAGAAGAGAAGAACAAGGTTGTCAGAGTTAGTCTGAATGGCAACTAA
- the lpxB gene encoding lipid-A-disaccharide synthase, which yields MAEADAKTRKPGKQPETTAMPQSSIPGPYPTPPTVPIRIFISTGEVSGDLQGSLLIAALQRKAAEMGLELEILALGGDRMAAAGATLLAHTSGIGSMGIFESLPYMLPTLKIQRQIKQYLQQHPPDLVVLIDYMAPNIAFCNFLARHLPQIPVVYYIAPQEWVWSVSSYNTDCIINATDRILAIFPEEANYFRRKGGQVTWVGHPLVDRMQAAPTRETARAALSIPPDQPAVVLFPASRQQELKYLMPVIFAAAQQIQARIPDVHFWVPLALEKYRLPIEAAIQRYGLRAQVLADSPSQSPPASTMSVALQAIAAADLAITKSGTVNLEIALLNVPQVVLYKLNPLTGWIAHRILKFSAPFVSPPNLVNMKPIVKEFLQFQATPEAIAQESLDLLLNPDRRQQMLEDYREMQQALGTAGVCDRAAQEILDLLPEMAG from the coding sequence ATGGCAGAGGCGGACGCAAAGACGCGGAAACCCGGCAAGCAACCAGAAACAACCGCTATGCCCCAATCCAGTATTCCTGGACCCTACCCCACTCCTCCCACCGTTCCCATCCGTATTTTTATCAGTACAGGCGAAGTTTCCGGTGACCTTCAGGGGTCACTTCTGATTGCCGCACTCCAGCGGAAAGCCGCGGAAATGGGGCTGGAGTTAGAGATTCTGGCACTGGGGGGCGATCGCATGGCGGCAGCCGGGGCAACCCTCCTGGCCCATACGAGCGGGATCGGCTCAATGGGGATTTTCGAGTCGCTGCCCTACATGCTGCCCACATTAAAGATTCAGCGCCAGATCAAGCAATATCTTCAACAGCACCCGCCCGATTTGGTGGTCCTGATTGACTACATGGCACCCAACATTGCCTTCTGTAACTTTCTGGCCAGACATCTGCCCCAGATACCTGTTGTTTATTACATTGCCCCCCAGGAGTGGGTCTGGTCTGTGAGTTCCTACAACACGGACTGTATTATCAATGCCACGGATCGGATCCTGGCAATCTTCCCGGAAGAAGCGAATTATTTCCGGCGCAAAGGAGGGCAGGTGACCTGGGTGGGGCACCCGCTGGTTGATCGAATGCAGGCAGCACCCACCCGCGAAACCGCCCGTGCAGCACTCAGTATCCCACCTGACCAACCCGCTGTGGTGTTGTTCCCTGCCTCGCGCCAGCAGGAACTCAAATATTTGATGCCTGTTATCTTTGCTGCCGCCCAGCAAATTCAAGCCAGGATACCGGACGTTCACTTTTGGGTTCCCCTGGCCCTGGAGAAATATCGTCTCCCAATTGAGGCAGCCATTCAGCGTTATGGATTGCGTGCTCAGGTACTGGCAGATTCTCCCTCTCAGAGCCCGCCCGCAAGCACAATGTCTGTTGCCCTGCAGGCGATCGCGGCAGCCGATCTGGCCATTACCAAATCAGGCACTGTCAATCTGGAAATTGCTTTACTCAATGTGCCTCAGGTCGTCCTCTATAAACTCAATCCCCTAACTGGTTGGATTGCTCATCGCATACTAAAATTTTCGGCTCCCTTTGTTTCACCCCCTAACCTGGTGAACATGAAACCGATCGTGAAAGAGTTTCTCCAGTTCCAGGCAACTCCAGAGGCGATCGCCCAGGAATCCCTGGATTTGTTGTTGAACCCGGATCGTCGCCAGCAAATGCTGGAAGATTACCGGGAAATGCAGCAGGCACTGGGAACAGCAGGCGTCTGCGATCGGGCAGCCCAGGAAATCTTGGATCTGCTACCAGAGATGGCGGGGTAA
- the lpxA gene encoding acyl-ACP--UDP-N-acetylglucosamine O-acyltransferase, whose translation MTTLIHPTAVIHSNAELHPTVQVGAYAVIGARVRVGAGTTIGPHVVLDGWTEIGARNQIFPGAAIGLEPQDLKYDGSESLVRIGDDNCIREYVTINRPTFTGEVTALGNGNLLMAYSHVGHNCVIEDQVIIANSVALSGHVRVESKARISGVLGVHQFVHIGRHSMVGGMTRINRDVPPFMLVEGNPARVRSLNLVGLKRSGFGEAEQGQTLRSLKKAFRILYRSGLPFREAMEQLSGLLDDEHLRHLYQFLQASQQPGRRGLIPGRRTATVGEVD comes from the coding sequence ATGACGACCTTGATCCATCCAACGGCAGTAATCCATTCCAATGCAGAGTTGCATCCCACCGTACAGGTTGGGGCCTATGCCGTCATTGGTGCCAGGGTCAGGGTAGGAGCAGGGACCACCATTGGTCCCCATGTGGTTCTTGACGGCTGGACGGAAATTGGAGCACGCAATCAAATCTTTCCTGGTGCAGCGATCGGGCTGGAACCTCAAGACCTGAAATACGATGGTTCTGAAAGTCTGGTCAGGATTGGGGATGACAATTGCATTCGGGAGTATGTCACCATCAATCGACCCACCTTTACGGGCGAAGTAACTGCTCTCGGTAACGGGAATCTGCTGATGGCATACAGCCATGTTGGGCATAACTGTGTGATTGAAGACCAGGTGATTATTGCCAACTCGGTTGCCCTGTCTGGGCATGTGCGGGTAGAGTCCAAAGCCCGCATCAGCGGAGTTCTGGGGGTTCATCAGTTTGTCCACATCGGGCGACATTCGATGGTGGGTGGTATGACCCGCATCAACCGTGATGTTCCCCCCTTTATGCTGGTGGAAGGTAACCCGGCGCGGGTGCGATCGCTCAATCTGGTGGGGCTGAAACGCTCCGGTTTTGGGGAGGCAGAACAGGGGCAGACCCTCCGCTCTCTTAAAAAGGCATTCCGTATTCTTTACCGCTCTGGTCTACCTTTCAGGGAAGCGATGGAACAACTGAGTGGCTTACTGGATGACGAACACCTGCGACACCTTTACCAGTTCTTGCAGGCATCCCAGCAGCCAGGGCGGCGAGGGCTGATCCCTGGCAGGCGAACGGCAACCGTGGGTGAGGTGGATTGA
- the fabZ gene encoding 3-hydroxyacyl-ACP dehydratase FabZ → MSILTDVNTPGAAPSHREPPISEEAGALNSGHSQTATQVILPIEEIHKLLPHRYPFSLVDRIIEYVPGERAVGIKNVTFNEPHFQGHFPGRPIMPGVLIVEAMAQVGGVVLTQMADVQEGLFMFAGIDKVRFRRPVVPGDQLVMTVELLWVKKRRFGKMQGRAEVDGQLAAEGELMFSLVD, encoded by the coding sequence ATGTCGATTCTTACTGATGTCAACACTCCTGGTGCAGCCCCCAGTCATAGGGAACCCCCCATTTCTGAAGAGGCGGGAGCTTTAAACTCCGGGCATTCTCAGACAGCAACCCAAGTTATCCTGCCCATTGAGGAAATCCACAAACTGCTGCCCCACCGCTACCCTTTCTCTCTGGTTGACCGGATTATTGAATATGTTCCCGGTGAACGCGCTGTAGGCATTAAAAATGTCACCTTTAACGAGCCTCACTTCCAGGGACATTTTCCAGGGCGACCCATTATGCCCGGTGTGCTGATTGTCGAAGCGATGGCACAGGTGGGCGGCGTCGTCCTGACTCAGATGGCTGATGTTCAGGAAGGGTTGTTTATGTTTGCTGGTATTGATAAAGTCCGGTTTCGGCGGCCAGTGGTACCAGGTGATCAACTTGTGATGACCGTGGAACTGCTGTGGGTCAAGAAGCGTCGTTTTGGCAAGATGCAGGGGCGTGCCGAGGTTGACGGGCAACTGGCTGCGGAAGGCGAATTAATGTTTTCTCTGGTAGATTAG
- the lpxC gene encoding UDP-3-O-acyl-N-acetylglucosamine deacetylase produces the protein MEVEVSYHSSANCHHPVEPEQASFQHTLRTEFTRSGIGLHTGLPVQVRVLPAPANYGRYFVRVDLPQAPEIPAKVEAVSQTTLSTELAQGEATVRTVEHLLAALAAMGVDNARIELNGPEVPLLDGSAAEWAGAIARAGLIPQPQPRPTGLLREPCWIREGDAFVAALPASETRFTYGIDFDLAAIGNQWHSWSTDASFLEDIAPARTFGLLHQIDYLRQQGLIKGGSLDNALVCGPAGWLNPPLRFANEPARHKLLDLMGDLSLLGYFPTAHFLAYKANHHLHTQLVRSLAQTLMRC, from the coding sequence ATGGAGGTAGAAGTCAGTTACCATTCATCGGCGAACTGTCATCATCCTGTGGAGCCTGAGCAGGCATCCTTCCAGCACACCCTGAGGACTGAATTCACCCGTTCAGGCATAGGGTTACACACAGGTTTGCCCGTACAGGTTAGAGTGTTGCCCGCACCCGCAAATTACGGACGCTATTTTGTTCGAGTTGATTTGCCTCAGGCACCAGAAATTCCGGCAAAGGTAGAAGCAGTTAGCCAGACCACCCTGTCAACAGAACTGGCCCAGGGAGAGGCAACAGTACGAACGGTGGAGCATTTGCTGGCAGCACTGGCGGCAATGGGGGTCGATAATGCCCGAATCGAATTGAATGGCCCGGAGGTGCCTCTGTTGGATGGTTCCGCCGCGGAATGGGCAGGGGCGATCGCCCGGGCCGGACTTATCCCCCAACCCCAACCACGTCCCACCGGATTGCTTCGAGAACCCTGCTGGATTCGCGAAGGAGATGCCTTTGTAGCTGCGCTTCCTGCCAGTGAAACCCGCTTTACCTACGGGATTGACTTTGACCTGGCAGCCATTGGTAATCAGTGGCATAGCTGGTCAACGGATGCTTCGTTTCTGGAAGACATTGCGCCGGCACGGACCTTTGGTTTGCTGCATCAAATTGATTATCTGCGTCAGCAGGGATTGATTAAAGGCGGCAGCCTGGACAATGCCCTGGTTTGTGGACCAGCGGGCTGGCTTAACCCACCGCTGCGATTTGCAAATGAGCCAGCACGTCATAAACTTTTAGACTTAATGGGAGACTTAAGTTTATTAGGCTATTTCCCCACAGCCCATTTCCTGGCTTACAAAGCCAATCATCACTTACATACTCAACTGGTGCGATCGCTGGCTCAAACGTTGATGCGCTGTTAA